A region from the Candidatus Aminicenantes bacterium genome encodes:
- the frr gene encoding ribosome recycling factor, which produces MIKEALDEVKSDCQKVEEDFKKQISKFRTGRASVSILDGILIDYYGVPTPINQLATLGVPEASLIIIQPWDNKIINDIDKAIRAANLNINPVTDGKVIKLPIPPLDQQRRLEIIKTMKKYTEERKTHIRNIRREYRDLAKGMKDGKEISEDDEKRFNDELQKIIDGTGERIDRIERDKEKHILED; this is translated from the coding sequence ATGATTAAAGAAGCCCTGGACGAAGTGAAAAGCGATTGCCAGAAGGTGGAAGAAGATTTCAAGAAACAGATTTCCAAGTTCCGCACCGGCCGGGCTTCGGTTTCGATCCTGGACGGCATTCTGATCGACTACTACGGCGTGCCCACGCCGATCAACCAGCTGGCCACCCTGGGTGTCCCTGAAGCCAGCCTGATCATCATCCAGCCCTGGGACAACAAGATCATCAACGACATCGACAAGGCCATCCGCGCCGCCAACCTCAACATCAACCCCGTCACCGACGGCAAGGTCATCAAGCTGCCCATCCCGCCGTTGGACCAACAGCGGCGCCTGGAAATCATCAAGACCATGAAAAAGTACACCGAAGAGAGAAAGACCCACATCCGCAATATCCGCCGCGAGTACCGCGACCTGGCCAAGGGCATGAAGGATGGCAAAGAGATCAGCGAAGATGATGAGAAACGATTCAATGATGAACTACAAAAGATAATCGATGGCACCGGCGAGCGGATCGACCGCATAGAGAGAGACAAGGAAAAGCACATCCTGGAAGATTAA
- a CDS encoding zf-HC2 domain-containing protein, with protein sequence MACLPDDKIVSYLDGELASIEQSLIRDHLLLCAACRRKADAYAELHTFLAQPKFSEPPAWLVPRIMKRLYPETPRYASIAALIGASFVFFVSWIYIYFDFSRNSLIQALQLTADRTSGWLVNAIKGISAVYSSVQAVFKACNAFLRVWLDSRPIGAVLIAFALAFSGLLVVAMIRLLLKKPRQEKR encoded by the coding sequence ATGGCCTGCCTGCCTGACGACAAGATTGTGAGCTACCTCGACGGCGAGCTCGCCAGCATCGAGCAGTCGCTGATCCGCGACCACCTGCTGCTCTGCGCTGCTTGCCGGCGCAAGGCCGATGCTTACGCCGAGCTGCACACGTTCCTGGCCCAGCCGAAGTTCAGCGAGCCGCCCGCCTGGCTGGTGCCGCGGATCATGAAGCGGCTGTACCCGGAAACCCCCAGGTACGCGTCGATCGCCGCCCTGATCGGTGCCAGCTTCGTCTTCTTTGTCTCCTGGATCTACATCTATTTCGATTTTTCGCGCAACAGCCTGATCCAGGCCCTGCAGCTGACCGCCGACCGCACCTCGGGCTGGCTGGTCAACGCCATCAAGGGCATTTCGGCTGTATACAGCTCGGTACAGGCCGTTTTCAAAGCCTGCAACGCCTTCCTGCGCGTATGGCTTGACTCGCGCCCGATCGGCGCGGTGCTCATCGCCTTTGCCCTCGCCTTCTCCGGTTTGCTGGTCGTGGCCATGATCCGCCTGCTGCTCAAAAAACCGCGCCAGGAAAAGCGATGA
- a CDS encoding sigma-70 family RNA polymerase sigma factor, with protein MSKNKPLENFSPPHPYMIVDEDQALIKKTLQGEKKAFEELMRKYEKRIFSFVIRMVRNEEVAIDLTQDFFIKVFNVLDKYNFEYKFSTWAYRICYNLVIDHIRKSQALVSSLDDDSVSCRDMLNSENVVSHDGFKHLSREETKDYVWKLVENIAPKYRELILMRYIQELKYEEIAEITSLPVGTIKNRIFKAKEILKQEMEKDGLPA; from the coding sequence TTGAGCAAGAATAAGCCGCTTGAAAACTTTTCGCCGCCCCATCCGTACATGATTGTGGATGAAGACCAAGCCCTGATCAAAAAAACGCTTCAGGGCGAGAAGAAGGCATTCGAGGAATTGATGAGGAAGTACGAAAAGAGGATTTTCAGTTTCGTCATTCGCATGGTCCGCAACGAGGAAGTGGCCATCGACCTGACCCAGGATTTCTTCATCAAGGTCTTCAACGTGCTCGACAAGTACAATTTCGAATACAAATTTTCCACCTGGGCCTACCGCATCTGCTACAACCTGGTCATCGATCACATTCGCAAGAGCCAGGCGCTGGTCAGCTCGCTCGACGACGACAGCGTCTCGTGCAGGGACATGCTCAATTCGGAAAACGTCGTCAGCCATGACGGTTTCAAGCACCTGTCGCGGGAGGAAACCAAGGACTATGTCTGGAAGCTCGTGGAAAATATCGCACCCAAGTACAGGGAACTGATCCTGATGCGCTACATCCAGGAGCTGAAATACGAGGAGATCGCCGAGATCACGTCGCTGCCGGTGGGGACGATCAAGAACCGCATTTTCAAAGCCAAGGAAATTCTAAAACAGGAGATGGAAAAAGATGGCCTGCCTGCCTGA
- a CDS encoding phosphate acyltransferase, with translation MITDFKEMVAVAKSGKNIVAGVPSPEDESSILSVIQAKREDLADFILCGDAKKISALLKEHGGRAADFQIVDCPEPESAAAKIVELARQKEVHLILKGFLPTAALMKPVLDKEKGLRTGNLLSDILVVENPAANYRGLLGMSDGGLNILPDLAQKKQIVENAVAVFQRLGYPEPKVGIMAAIETVKDSMPATLDARALTEMNQRGEIKGCRVYGPLALDIAVSPEAAKHKGISNDVAGKTQIMIVPNIEAGNLLGKAFTYYLKLTVAHVVMGARIPILIPSRNESEVDKFHSLALGAAMAVSAAG, from the coding sequence ATGATCACCGATTTCAAGGAAATGGTCGCCGTTGCCAAGAGCGGCAAGAACATCGTCGCCGGCGTGCCCAGCCCCGAGGATGAGAGTTCCATCCTCTCGGTCATCCAGGCCAAGCGCGAGGATCTGGCCGATTTCATCCTGTGCGGCGATGCGAAGAAAATATCCGCCCTGCTCAAGGAGCATGGCGGCCGGGCCGCCGACTTCCAGATCGTGGACTGCCCCGAGCCCGAAAGCGCGGCGGCTAAAATCGTCGAACTGGCCCGGCAGAAGGAAGTGCACCTGATCCTGAAGGGCTTCCTGCCCACCGCCGCCCTGATGAAGCCCGTGCTGGACAAGGAAAAGGGCTTGCGCACCGGCAATCTCCTCTCCGACATCCTGGTGGTGGAGAATCCCGCCGCCAATTACCGCGGGCTGCTGGGAATGAGCGACGGCGGGCTCAACATCCTGCCCGACCTGGCGCAGAAGAAGCAGATCGTGGAAAACGCGGTCGCCGTGTTCCAGCGCCTGGGTTACCCCGAGCCCAAGGTGGGCATCATGGCAGCCATCGAGACGGTCAAGGACTCCATGCCGGCCACGCTCGACGCCCGCGCCTTGACTGAAATGAACCAGCGCGGCGAGATCAAGGGCTGCCGCGTCTACGGCCCCCTGGCCCTGGACATCGCCGTCTCTCCGGAAGCGGCCAAACACAAGGGGATCAGCAACGACGTCGCCGGCAAGACTCAGATCATGATCGTCCCCAACATCGAGGCGGGCAACCTCCTGGGCAAGGCGTTCACCTACTACCTGAAACTGACGGTGGCGCACGTGGTGATGGGCGCCCGCATCCCGATCCTGATCCCCTCGCGCAATGAAAGCGAAGTGGATAAATTCCATTCCCTGGCCCTGGGCGCGGCCATGGCCGTCAGCGCCGCCGGCTGA
- a CDS encoding indolepyruvate oxidoreductase subunit beta, which produces MKTKSILICGVGGQGILTASDLLSDVLLLAGFQVKKSEVHGMSQRGGDVISTVRYGDEVFSPLPALNETDYILAFEKLEALRNINYLSRKGIMLVNDFAWQPLPVASGLEKYPADIEAQLRKLAAEVVLIPATRLAVELGNEKASNVILIGLLASRMEIDRPLWLDVIIKKVPPRFKDLNLKAFETGFNFRP; this is translated from the coding sequence ATGAAAACCAAGTCGATTTTAATCTGCGGCGTGGGCGGGCAAGGCATCCTGACCGCCAGCGACCTTCTTTCCGACGTGCTGCTGCTGGCCGGATTCCAGGTCAAGAAGAGCGAGGTGCACGGCATGAGCCAGCGCGGCGGCGACGTGATCTCCACCGTGCGCTACGGCGACGAGGTTTTTTCGCCCCTGCCGGCGCTCAACGAAACCGACTACATCCTGGCCTTCGAGAAGCTGGAAGCCCTGCGCAACATCAATTACCTGAGCCGGAAAGGGATCATGCTGGTCAACGATTTCGCATGGCAGCCGCTCCCCGTGGCATCGGGGCTGGAAAAATACCCGGCCGACATCGAGGCGCAGCTGCGGAAGCTGGCCGCCGAAGTGGTCCTGATCCCCGCCACGCGGCTGGCGGTCGAGCTGGGCAATGAAAAAGCCTCCAACGTCATCCTGATCGGCCTCCTGGCCTCGCGCATGGAGATCGACCGTCCGCTTTGGCTCGACGTCATCATCAAGAAGGTTCCGCCCCGTTTCAAGGATCTGAACCTCAAGGCATTCGAAACCGGTTTCAATTTCCGGCCTTGA
- the iorA gene encoding indolepyruvate ferredoxin oxidoreductase subunit alpha, whose translation MAKELLSGNEAIARGAYEAGVTFASAYPGTPSTEILENVVRYKEVIHAQWGVNEKTAMEEALGASFTGARALVAMKHVGLNVAADPLFSASYIGATGALIIISADDPGMHSSQNEQDNRHYAIAAKIPVLEPSDSQEAKDMVIEAVKISESFDTPVLIRMTTRTSHSRSAVELGERLEPPVPEYKSDFFKRNLLPGNARRRHVLVEERQKKLAVFSDDFKYNTVIKGKNRIGVVASGVSYQYGREVFPDASFLKLAMPYPFPVNLFKRFAAKLDTIYILEENDPIIETFARLVEPGKKIIGKDVFPLLGEMSQDVVQASLKLKDLTPRFDVNTIPRRPPSLCTGCPHTALFYNLGLQKVNSRGDIGCYTLGALPPLSAMDTCVDMGASITVLLGIEKALAKAEKTIKQVAVIGDSTFFHSGITGLIDVIYNKGQSTVVILDNSITAMTGHQENPGSGTTLMGETAPRIDIVKLVRDGLGLEHTYEVDGYDVKAIKELLKREILRPEPSVIVVRRPCILLYRKAKWSPMRVDGEACTSCKVCLRLGCPAISSDADGKAFINEALCSGCGVCAQVCAFKAISFVDDKGLHSSSITLESYLSGDRS comes from the coding sequence ATGGCCAAAGAACTGCTCTCGGGCAACGAAGCCATCGCCCGCGGCGCCTATGAAGCCGGCGTCACCTTCGCTTCCGCCTACCCCGGCACGCCCAGCACCGAGATATTGGAAAACGTTGTCCGCTACAAGGAGGTCATCCACGCCCAGTGGGGAGTCAACGAGAAGACGGCCATGGAAGAGGCCCTGGGAGCCAGTTTCACCGGGGCCCGCGCCCTGGTGGCCATGAAGCACGTCGGGCTCAACGTGGCCGCCGACCCCCTGTTTTCCGCCAGCTATATCGGCGCCACCGGCGCCCTGATCATCATCTCGGCCGACGACCCCGGCATGCACAGCTCCCAGAACGAGCAGGACAACCGCCATTACGCCATCGCCGCCAAGATCCCCGTGCTCGAGCCGTCCGATTCGCAGGAAGCCAAGGACATGGTGATCGAGGCGGTCAAGATCAGCGAAAGCTTCGACACGCCGGTGCTCATCCGCATGACCACCCGCACCTCGCACTCGCGCTCGGCGGTCGAACTGGGCGAGCGGCTGGAGCCGCCGGTTCCCGAGTACAAGAGCGATTTCTTCAAGCGCAACCTGCTGCCGGGCAACGCCCGCCGCCGCCACGTGCTGGTCGAAGAGCGGCAGAAGAAGCTGGCCGTTTTCAGCGACGATTTCAAATACAATACCGTGATCAAGGGGAAAAATCGCATCGGCGTCGTCGCCTCGGGCGTTTCCTACCAGTACGGCCGCGAGGTCTTCCCCGACGCCTCCTTCCTGAAGCTCGCCATGCCCTACCCTTTCCCGGTCAACCTCTTCAAGCGCTTCGCCGCCAAGCTGGATACGATTTATATACTCGAGGAAAACGACCCGATCATCGAAACCTTCGCCCGCCTCGTTGAGCCCGGCAAGAAGATCATCGGCAAGGACGTTTTCCCGCTGTTGGGGGAAATGTCTCAGGACGTAGTCCAGGCCAGCCTGAAGCTGAAAGACTTGACGCCGCGCTTCGATGTCAACACCATCCCCAGGCGTCCGCCCTCGCTTTGCACCGGCTGCCCGCACACGGCGCTGTTCTACAACCTCGGCCTACAAAAGGTCAACTCGCGCGGCGACATCGGCTGCTACACCCTGGGCGCCCTGCCACCCCTGAGCGCCATGGATACGTGCGTGGACATGGGCGCCAGCATCACCGTCCTGCTGGGCATCGAAAAGGCCCTGGCCAAGGCCGAAAAGACCATCAAGCAGGTGGCGGTGATCGGCGATTCCACCTTCTTCCATTCCGGCATCACCGGCCTGATCGACGTCATCTACAACAAGGGCCAGTCGACGGTCGTCATCCTCGACAACTCGATCACTGCCATGACCGGCCACCAGGAAAACCCCGGCTCCGGTACTACGCTGATGGGCGAAACGGCCCCGCGCATCGACATCGTCAAGCTCGTCCGCGACGGCCTGGGGCTCGAGCACACCTACGAGGTGGACGGCTACGACGTCAAGGCCATCAAGGAGCTGCTGAAGCGGGAGATCCTGCGGCCCGAGCCCTCGGTGATCGTCGTGCGCCGGCCGTGCATCCTGCTCTACCGCAAGGCCAAATGGTCGCCGATGCGCGTCGACGGCGAGGCGTGCACCAGCTGCAAGGTCTGCCTGCGCCTGGGCTGCCCGGCCATCAGCTCCGACGCCGACGGCAAGGCCTTCATCAACGAAGCCCTTTGCTCCGGCTGCGGCGTTTGCGCCCAGGTCTGCGCCTTCAAAGCCATTTCTTTCGTGGACGACAAGGGGCTGCACAGCAGCTCCATCACTTTGGAATCCTACCTGAGCGGAGACCGATCATGA
- a CDS encoding excinuclease ABC subunit UvrA codes for MSYLEIVDAHKHNLKHLHLRIPKQKLIVISGVSGSGKSTLAYDTIFQEGQRKYLESLSAYARQFIKSLERPDVHSIRGIAPTIAIDQKHSSYYFNSTVGTISEIAPFLRLLFARLAEARCPQCGRPISRYSSARIAEYVFAHFLGRLLRIFSPLVRNRRGNYQALFEKYRKRGFLKALVNGRLCDLEHAPALDRQSRHHIAVQIDVLEIEPANRERIVDSINLALNEGDGEIVVAAGDESVFLSNRLHCSSCDISLPEPQPGTFSFNSPEGACPECQGMGREDEARPCAACQGSGLNPGARSFYFRGKNIFELGEMEIVDLLRFFKCVAVAEHEKGIARPILPHIIQRLESFVTLNLGYIALNRKLHTISGGELQRARLVSQLGFSLNGVIYVLDEPSIGMHFSEQLNLLRILRRLRENGNTLIVVEHAEETIRAADYIIDIGPGAGEKGGELMFAGPESEFAAARQSLTSDYVFGRRCIEAPVREGKTAAEFMRIDSIAINNLRHIDLKIPLNRLTVVSGVSGSGKSSLVVDALAPILLHEIQGQPLADSRLSYARAANFDRLKRVLMVNQSAIGKNSRSCPATYIGIMAAIRDLFAALPGAKVKGYPQSRFSFNVRGGRCEACQGLGVQKLQMSFLPQLEIACPVCDGRRYNSETCQVKFKGKSIADVLELTASEAYELFANIPHLARNIRILLDVGLGYLRLGQSSETLSGGESQRIKLTKELSHSALSPTMYVLDEPTVGLHFDDVRKLIDVFRALIARAHTVVVIEHNLEMIKVADYLVDLGPGGGKHGGRIVYQGDVAGIAKCAASLTGKYLKKKLAYGKRQMETGMK; via the coding sequence ATGTCATATCTAGAGATTGTCGACGCCCACAAGCATAACCTGAAGCACTTGCACCTGCGCATCCCCAAGCAGAAGCTCATCGTGATCAGCGGCGTGTCGGGTTCGGGGAAATCGACCCTGGCCTATGACACGATCTTCCAGGAGGGGCAACGCAAGTACCTGGAATCCCTTTCCGCCTACGCCCGCCAGTTCATCAAGTCGCTGGAGCGGCCGGACGTCCACTCCATCAGGGGGATCGCCCCGACCATCGCCATCGATCAAAAGCATTCCTCGTACTATTTCAATTCCACGGTGGGCACGATTTCGGAAATCGCCCCCTTCCTGAGGCTGCTGTTCGCCAGGCTGGCCGAGGCGCGCTGCCCGCAGTGCGGCCGGCCGATCAGCCGCTATTCCAGCGCCCGCATCGCCGAGTACGTTTTTGCCCATTTTCTCGGGCGGCTGCTGCGCATTTTCAGCCCGCTGGTCCGGAACCGCCGCGGCAATTATCAAGCCCTGTTCGAAAAATACCGCAAGCGCGGCTTCCTGAAAGCCCTGGTCAACGGCCGGCTCTGCGACCTGGAACACGCACCCGCCCTGGACCGCCAGAGCCGCCATCACATTGCCGTGCAAATCGATGTCCTGGAAATCGAGCCGGCCAACCGCGAGCGGATCGTCGACAGCATCAATCTCGCCTTGAACGAAGGCGACGGCGAGATCGTGGTCGCTGCGGGCGACGAATCGGTTTTTCTCTCCAATCGCCTCCATTGTTCTTCTTGCGACATATCGCTCCCCGAGCCGCAGCCGGGAACCTTCTCTTTTAACTCGCCGGAAGGAGCCTGCCCGGAGTGCCAGGGCATGGGCCGGGAGGACGAGGCCCGCCCCTGCGCCGCCTGCCAGGGTTCCGGCCTGAACCCCGGGGCGCGTTCCTTTTATTTCCGCGGCAAGAATATCTTTGAACTGGGGGAGATGGAAATCGTCGACCTGCTGCGCTTTTTCAAATGCGTGGCCGTCGCCGAGCATGAAAAGGGGATCGCCAGGCCCATCCTGCCGCACATCATTCAGCGCCTGGAGTCCTTCGTCACTCTGAACCTGGGCTACATCGCGCTCAACCGCAAGCTTCACACGATTTCCGGGGGCGAATTGCAGCGCGCCCGCCTGGTATCCCAACTGGGCTTCAGCCTCAATGGCGTCATCTACGTGCTGGACGAGCCTTCCATCGGCATGCATTTCTCCGAGCAGCTGAACCTGCTGCGCATCCTGCGCCGGCTCAGGGAAAACGGGAACACCCTGATCGTGGTCGAGCATGCCGAGGAGACCATCCGCGCCGCCGATTACATCATCGATATCGGCCCCGGGGCCGGGGAAAAGGGCGGGGAGCTCATGTTCGCCGGCCCGGAGAGCGAGTTCGCCGCCGCCCGGCAGTCATTGACCTCGGATTACGTCTTCGGCCGCCGGTGCATCGAGGCGCCGGTACGGGAAGGGAAAACCGCCGCGGAGTTCATGAGGATCGACTCCATCGCCATCAACAATCTGCGCCATATCGACTTGAAAATCCCGCTGAACCGGCTGACAGTCGTCAGCGGCGTCTCGGGATCGGGAAAGAGTTCGCTGGTCGTGGACGCCCTGGCGCCGATCCTGCTGCACGAGATCCAAGGGCAGCCCCTGGCCGATTCCCGCCTGAGCTATGCGCGGGCAGCGAACTTCGACCGCCTGAAACGGGTGCTGATGGTCAACCAATCGGCCATCGGCAAGAATTCCCGCTCCTGTCCGGCCACCTACATCGGCATCATGGCCGCCATCCGCGATCTGTTCGCCGCCCTGCCCGGAGCCAAGGTCAAGGGGTATCCCCAGAGCCGCTTTAGCTTCAACGTCCGCGGCGGCCGCTGCGAGGCCTGCCAGGGCCTCGGCGTGCAGAAACTGCAGATGAGCTTCCTGCCGCAACTGGAGATCGCCTGCCCGGTTTGCGACGGCCGGCGCTACAATTCCGAGACCTGCCAGGTCAAGTTCAAGGGGAAATCCATCGCCGACGTGCTGGAGCTGACGGCCAGCGAGGCGTACGAGCTCTTCGCCAACATCCCGCACCTGGCCCGGAATATCCGCATCCTGCTCGACGTCGGACTGGGCTACCTGCGCCTGGGCCAGAGCTCGGAAACTCTCTCGGGCGGGGAATCGCAGCGCATCAAGCTGACCAAGGAACTTTCACACTCAGCGTTGAGCCCGACGATGTACGTGCTGGACGAACCGACGGTCGGCCTGCATTTTGATGACGTGCGTAAGCTGATCGATGTATTCAGAGCTTTAATTGCCCGTGCTCACACGGTTGTGGTCATTGAGCACAACCTGGAAATGATCAAGGTCGCCGATTACCTGGTGGACCTGGGGCCGGGAGGCGGCAAGCACGGAGGTCGCATCGTTTACCAAGGGGATGTGGCCGGAATTGCAAAGTGTGCGGCTTCGCTCACGGGGAAGTACCTGAAAAAGAAATTGGCATACGGAAAACGGCAGATGGAAACAGGCATGAAGTGA